A stretch of the Syntrophorhabdaceae bacterium genome encodes the following:
- a CDS encoding TRAP transporter substrate-binding protein, with protein sequence TVFSGGTLVAADKTYSGIVTGIADMGMSCMAYTRGKFPLSEVIDLPLGYKTGVAATKLINLFYEKFKPKEYNETEVMYFMAHSPGIVHSKKPVYKLEDLKGQKIRCTGLAAKVAGKLGAVPVAMPMGETYDAISRGVVDGSMGPQEATQGWRWGEVVNASTQDFGAGYSTGFFVVMNKQKWNSLPPDIQKIFREVNKEWADKNGVAWDTYDKQAKDWMLKIGKKVISLSPEENARWAALVKPLLNEYVENMKKQGLPGQEALDFCLAELKKLEK encoded by the coding sequence TCACCGTATTTTCCGGTGGCACGCTTGTCGCTGCTGATAAGACCTACAGCGGCATAGTAACCGGGATCGCCGATATGGGCATGTCCTGTATGGCCTACACGAGGGGAAAATTCCCCCTGTCAGAGGTAATCGACCTGCCTCTTGGCTACAAGACAGGTGTGGCTGCCACAAAGTTGATCAACCTGTTCTATGAGAAATTCAAGCCAAAAGAATACAACGAAACAGAGGTGATGTACTTCATGGCCCACAGCCCCGGCATCGTTCATTCCAAGAAACCTGTATATAAACTTGAAGATTTAAAAGGGCAGAAGATCCGTTGTACCGGCTTAGCTGCGAAAGTAGCCGGCAAACTTGGAGCAGTGCCTGTTGCCATGCCTATGGGAGAGACCTATGATGCCATCAGCAGAGGCGTTGTGGATGGCTCAATGGGCCCACAGGAAGCCACACAGGGCTGGAGATGGGGTGAAGTTGTCAATGCCTCAACCCAGGATTTCGGCGCCGGGTATTCCACCGGTTTCTTTGTTGTGATGAATAAGCAGAAATGGAATTCTCTGCCCCCTGATATTCAGAAGATCTTCAGAGAGGTGAACAAGGAGTGGGCGGATAAAAACGGGGTTGCGTGGGATACTTACGATAAGCAGGCAAAAGACTGGATGCTGAAGATTGGCAAAAAGGTTATCTCGCTTTCACCTGAGGAGAATGCAAGGTGGGCTGCGCTGGTCAAGCCTCTGCTTAATGAATACGTGGAGAACATGAAAAAACAGGGTCTCCCGGGACAAGAGGCATTGGATTTCTGCCTGGCGGAGCTGAAGAAACTCGAGAAGTAA